Within the Bacteroidota bacterium genome, the region TTCGCGCAACGATTCTGTTTCGCGGGTATCAACAAAAACATCATTTTTCACATACCCTGAAAAATGAATTCCGAATTTACTTTCGTCCTGCGCTTTTAATATGAAAGGCAGCAGCATCAAAATGGGTAAAATAAGTTTTTTCATGGTCAGCTTTTTACTATCGGGCGCAAAGATACAAAATCCCGACACTTTATCCGGTCACAGAAGCATATCTTTAATTTATTAAATATCAACGGCTTGCAAAAAATCATAACAATAATATCGTGTTTGTTAATTAATTTCTGACAAACAAAGATTCTGTTAATCAAATCGAAATGTATTTTTTCTATTTTTACCCTATATAAAAAACCGTCCCTATGAATATAAAAGTCTCTGACCGAACCATCGACAATGTGAATTTTAAGAATAAGCGTGTCCTGATCCGTGTAGATTTTAATGTTCCGCTCGACCACAACCGCCAGATTACCGACGATACACGCATCCGCGAATCGGTACCTACCATTCAGAAAATTTTGAATGACGGCGGTTCTGTGATATTGATGTCGCATTTAGGTCGGCCCAAGGGCGGATTTGAACAGGATTATTCGCTTACACCCATTGTACCACGACTTTCGAAACTACTCAACAGAAATATCATTTTTACCCGCGACCTGTTCGGGCAAAAAACCATTGATGTATGCTCACAGCTGAAGCCCGGCGATGTGGTAATGCTTGAAAACCTGCGTTTTTATCCTGAAGAAGAAAAAGCGGACGAAGATTTTGCACGCGAATTATCCAAGATAGGTGATGCTTACGTGAACGATGCTTTTGCCACATCGCACCGTGCACACATGTCGACGGCGGTATTGCCGCGCTTTTTCCCCGGAGCAAAATATTTCGGGAAGCTGCTTGCCAACGAACTGAATAACCTCAATTCCATTTTATACGATGCCAAACCTCCGTTTACGGCTATCATAGGCGGAGCCAAGGTTTCAACAAAGATGTCTATCATCACCAATCTGGTCAGCAAGGTTGACAACATTATTATTGGCGGCGGTATGGCATTTACGTTTATCAAGTCATTTGGGGGCAAGGTGGGCAATTCGCTGGTTGAAGACGATTGGCTGCAGCCTGTGAAGGATATGGTGCAGGAAATGATGCTTCGCGGGGTAAACCTGTATATCCCCACCGATGTTATTATTGCCGACGGGTTTTCGGATGAAGCGAACATAAAAGACAGCGCTGCCGATAAAATAAAAGATAACTGGATGGGGCTTGATATCGGTAAAAAATCGTGCCGTCGTTTTGCCGAAATCATCAACAAATCACAAACTATTTTGTGGAACGGGCCTATGGGTGTGTTTGAACTTCCAAAATTCAAACAGGGCACCAAAGCCATGGCCATTGCTGTTGCCAGTGCAACCATCAGCGGTTCGTTTTCGCTGGTTGGTGGTGGCGACTCGGTTGCGGCCATCAATCAGTATAACCTTGCCGACCAAATCAGTTACGTTTCAACGGGCGGCGGCGCCATGCTCGAATATATTGAAGGACGTGAACTTCCGGGAGTGAAGGCGATTTTGGAAGATTAACAGTGTGAAATTTATTTCGGTCGGGGAGCAGGTGCAACCGGCATTTGCTGCGTTTTCAATCGCTCCACTTCTTCTTTAACTTTGGGAATAATGAGCGGAGCTACGGCGCCAACCGGTTTATATAAGAGCGAATTGTCGCGCTTTTCGCGCGTAATCATGGTTTGATTGATGTCCACTTTGTTGAATACCCAGATCAGCAAACTCAGGATGAACACGATTTTGCACATACTGAAAACACTGCCCAGTATCTTGTTCACGATTCCCAGTGCCGCCATATTCACCCCCTTTTCAATGATTTTTGCCAGCAGGCGAACCAAAATAATTACGCCGATAAATATGATGACGAATGAAGCCACCTGCACGTAACGTTCATTCATCCCAAAAGAGTTCACAAGAATACCCGAAACATAGCTGCTCAGATAAATAGCGGCAAAAATGCCGCATACAAGTGCCACCAGGGTTGCCAGCTCAACAATAAGTCCTTTGCGAAAGCCGAGAAAAGCAAAAAGTATTACCGGAATGATGATAATGATATCAAGATAGTTCATGGCACTGCTGATGAATTATACTATTTTTTCAACCTGCGCGTAAGCTCGGTGGCATAAACAAAATCATTGATTTCGCGATTATCGGTATGCAGAATGTCATTTTTATCACCTTCCCACCATAATTGTCCCTGATATATGAAGGCTATCTTGTCGCCGATTTCAATCACTGAATTCATATCATGCGTATTGATAACCGTTGTAATTTGGTATTCCTTCGTTATCTCGCTGATGAGGTTATCAATGACTATGGATGTAACCGGGTCGAGGCCGCTGTTGGGCTCATCGCAAAAAAGATAGCGCGGGTTCATGGAAATGGCGCGGGCAATGGCAACACGTTTCTTCATGCCGCCCGATAATTCGGAGGGATAAAGTTTATTCACGTTTTCCAGCTGAACACGTTTCAGGCAAAAGTTCACGCGGTCGCGTTTTTCTTCCGTTACCTGTTCGGTGAACATATTCAGAGGGAACATTACATTTTCTTCAACCGTCATGGAATCAAAGAGGGCACCTCCCTGAAACATCATTCCAATTTCCTGACGTATGAGTTTGCGCTCCTTCAGGTGCATGGTTGTGAAAGGCCGTTCATCATAAAGAATCATGCCTTTATCGACTTCAAAAAGCCCTACACAGCATTTCATAAGCACCGTTTTGCCTGAACCGCTGCGTCCGATAATCAAATTGGTTTTGCCGCGCTCAAACGTAACGGAAACATCTTTAAGAATATCCCTTCCGGCAAATGATTTGATTATGTTACGCGCTTCTATCATCAGAGCATGAGTTGTGTGATGAGCAAATTGAACAGTATGATAAGAATACTGCTTTGAACCACCGCCTTGGTGCTGGCGCGGCCTACTTCAAGCGCACCACCATGCGTATAATACCCATAAAAACCAGCAACCGAAGTAATGATAACAGAAAATATGGCCGTTTTTACAAGGGCATAGAACACCTCATAAGGCACAAAAAACGACTGTATACCGTTGATGTAGTTGTAAGAAGTGACGACTTCTTTTAAGATACATGCCAGATAACCTCCAAAAACGCCTAAAAACATGCTGATTGAAATGATTACAGGAAAAATAATCAGGGCTGCGACAACTTTGGGAAGTATCAGGTAATTAGCGGAGTTTATGCCCATAATCTCGAGCGCA harbors:
- a CDS encoding CvpA family protein, which produces MNYLDIIIIIPVILFAFLGFRKGLIVELATLVALVCGIFAAIYLSSYVSGILVNSFGMNERYVQVASFVIIFIGVIILVRLLAKIIEKGVNMAALGIVNKILGSVFSMCKIVFILSLLIWVFNKVDINQTMITREKRDNSLLYKPVGAVAPLIIPKVKEEVERLKTQQMPVAPAPRPK
- a CDS encoding ATP-binding cassette domain-containing protein translates to MIEARNIIKSFAGRDILKDVSVTFERGKTNLIIGRSGSGKTVLMKCCVGLFEVDKGMILYDERPFTTMHLKERKLIRQEIGMMFQGGALFDSMTVEENVMFPLNMFTEQVTEEKRDRVNFCLKRVQLENVNKLYPSELSGGMKKRVAIARAISMNPRYLFCDEPNSGLDPVTSIVIDNLISEITKEYQITTVINTHDMNSVIEIGDKIAFIYQGQLWWEGDKNDILHTDNREINDFVYATELTRRLKK
- a CDS encoding phosphoglycerate kinase — encoded protein: MNIKVSDRTIDNVNFKNKRVLIRVDFNVPLDHNRQITDDTRIRESVPTIQKILNDGGSVILMSHLGRPKGGFEQDYSLTPIVPRLSKLLNRNIIFTRDLFGQKTIDVCSQLKPGDVVMLENLRFYPEEEKADEDFARELSKIGDAYVNDAFATSHRAHMSTAVLPRFFPGAKYFGKLLANELNNLNSILYDAKPPFTAIIGGAKVSTKMSIITNLVSKVDNIIIGGGMAFTFIKSFGGKVGNSLVEDDWLQPVKDMVQEMMLRGVNLYIPTDVIIADGFSDEANIKDSAADKIKDNWMGLDIGKKSCRRFAEIINKSQTILWNGPMGVFELPKFKQGTKAMAIAVASATISGSFSLVGGGDSVAAINQYNLADQISYVSTGGGAMLEYIEGRELPGVKAILED